A genomic window from Pecten maximus chromosome 4, xPecMax1.1, whole genome shotgun sequence includes:
- the LOC117324983 gene encoding uncharacterized protein LOC117324983 yields MDPETQAVAVQMLERAGKINSVQVLIEENSLLNKRSIYKPLDGTSSTDLDDFPHLSLDDLRNITMGVYQVKQAPAYTKEHTDDDGGYELMACRDFPDLLRVKIQSRHSKNAIHTLWIQYTSDTGNIRGWYCTCKVGARVVGCCAHVASVLWFLGWKRHLPEDQLGKPGLASSCLNASSSSGTFSSNDPLEE; encoded by the exons ATGGATCCAGAAACGCAGGCCGTTGCCGTGCAGATGCTCGAGAGAGCAGGAAAGATTAACAGCGTCCAGGTACTGATAGAAGAGAATAGCTTGTTGAACAAGAGGTCGATTTATAAACCGTTGGACGGAACTTCCTCTACAGACCTGGATGACTTTCCTCACCTATCATTAGATGACCTTAGGAATATAACCATGGGTGTTTACCAGGTGAAACAGGCTCCAGCATACACCAAGGAGCACACTGATGATGATGGGGGATATGAACTGATGGCATGCCGTGACTTTCCCG ATTTGCTGAGAGTAAAGATACAGTCCAGACACTCCAAAAACGCGATCCACACCCTCTGGATTCAGTACACTTCAGACACTGGGAATATTCGGGGCTGGTACTGTACGTGTAAAGTAGGCGCCAGAGTTGTTGGGTGTTGTGCACATGTTGCCAGTGTCCTTTGGTTTCTTGGCTGGAAACGACATTTGCCAGAGGATCAATTGGGGAAACCTGGACTAGCTTCATCTTGTTTAAATGCTTCGTCTTCGTCAGGAACATTCTCTAGTAACGATCCGTTGGAGGAGTGA